Sequence from the Thermomonas sp. HDW16 genome:
TGCCGGACGACGGCACGCTGGATGGCTGCATCGTCGGCGACGATTTCGACGCGATGATCGAAGGCGTGGATGCGGCGATGATGCTGCGCCTGCAGCGCGAACGCATGGCCGAAGGTCTGGTCGATTCGTTGGAGGACTACCACCGCGACTATGGCCTCGACGCCGTGCGCCTGCGCCATGCCAAGGCGGACGCCATCGTCATGCATCCCGGGCCGATGAATCGCGGCGTCGAGATCGCCAGCGACGTCGCCGACGGTCCGCAATCGCGCGTGTTGCGCCAGGTGGCTAACGGCGTAGCGGTACGGATGGCGGTGCTGGAAGCGTTGCTGGCTTAGCGCAACAGCACCAGCGTCGCCAACCCAAGGAAGGTCAGGAACCCCATCACATCGGTGATGGTGGTGAGGATCACGCCGCCGGCCAGCGCGGGGTCGAAGCCCATGCGTTTCAGCGTCACCGGCACGAACACGCCGCCCAACGCGGCGAAGCACAGGTTCGCGGTCAGCGCGATGGCGATCACCGCCGCCAGCGCCGGGTTGCGGAACCACAACAGCACCACGATGCCGAGCAGGGTGCCCAGCACCAGGCCGTTGATCATCGCCACTCGCACTTCCTTCCACACCAGCGTCGGTACGTTGGACGCGCCGATCTGGCCCAGCGCCAGGCCGCGTACCATCAGCGCCAATACCTGGGTGCCGGCGTTGCCGCCCATGCCGGCGACGATCGGCATCAGCACGGCGAGCGCGGCGAGTTTCTCGATCGAGCCGGCGAAGCGGTCCACCACGGATGCGGCCAGGAACGCGGTGCACAGGTTCACGCTGAGCCAGATCAGGCGGTTGCGGAATGCGCGGCGCACCGGCGAGAACAGGTCCTCGTCCTCGTCCAGGCCGGCGGCGCCGAGGGCCTGGTGCTCGGCCTGCTCGCGGATGATGTCGACCACGTCGTCGATGGTGATGCGGCCGAGCAGCACGTTGCCTTCATCGACCACGGGTGCGGACACCCAGTCGTGGTCGGAGAACTGGCGGGCCACCGCGTCGGCGGAATCGTTGACGTGGATCGAGGTCAGCGTGTCGTCGATGAGGCGGTTGATCGGCGTGCCCGGGTCGTGGGTGACCAGATCCTGCAGGGCGACCCAGCCGATCAGGTGATGGCGGCGATTGACCACGTACAGATGGTCGGTGTGGTCTGGCAGTTCGCCGCGCAGGCGCAGGTAGCGCAGCACCACGTCCACTGTGGTATCGGCGCGCACGGTCACCACGTCCGGGTTCATCAGGCGGCCGGCGCTGTCTTCCTCATAGGACAGCACCTGCTCCAGGCGTTCGCGGTTCTCGCGGTCCATCGACTTCAGCACTTCGTCGATGACGGTGTCCGGCAGGTCTTCGACCAGGTCGGCGAGATCGTCGATGTCGAGGTCTTCGACCGCGGCGACCAGTTCGTCCGGATCCATGTCCGCGATCAGGCCTTCGCGCACCTCGTCGCCGACGTGGACCAGCACCTCGCCATCGTCCTCCGGATCGACCAGGCCCCAGACCACGGTGCGCTTACCTGGCGGCAGCGATTCCAGCAGGTTGCCGATCTCCGCCGGTGACAGCGTGTTGACCAGCCGCCGCACCGGCCCCAAACGACCGCTGTCGAGCGCATCTGAAAGCAGACGCAGCTGACGCGCAGTCTTGTCGTGGCGGACGGCTTCGGCCATTGCGGCTTCCGGTGGGCGGCGTCGCGGCACGAGGTGCGCGACAGGATCAGGCGTTCATAGTGCGCGCATTATCGCCCGCGGACTCGCGGATGCCCACCCCATGCAATGATTCAGTGCATGGCCCGTGTATTCGACGCCAGCCATTGTTCGATACCGGCGCGATCGCGTGCGCGCATCAATGCGGCGGCTTCGTTGCGCAAGGCCGAGAGGTCGCTGGCGCGGATCGCGCGGCGGACTTCAAGCAGTGTCGCCGGGTGCAGGCTGAGTTCGGTCAGGCCAAGCGCAAGCAGCAGTGGCACGAAGGCGGCATCGCCGGCAATTTCGCCACACACCGCCACTGGCCGCCCGCGCCTGTGCGCGGTGCGCACCACGTCTCGCAGCAAGCGGATCAGTGCTGGGTGCAATGGCGTGTACAAATCGCCTAGTGCCTCGTTGTTGCGGTCGGCGGCGAGCAAGTACTGCACCAGGTCGTTGGTGCCGATCGACAGGAAATCGCAGGCACCGATGAAACCGGTCAGCGACAAGGCCGCGGACGGCACCTCGATCATCGCGCCGAGCGGCAACTGCGCGGCGGTCTCGTGGCCTTCGCGATGCACTTCGGCCAGCGCCTTGTGCAGCATCGCCCGCACGGTGCGCATTTCTTCGGCGCCACTGATCATCGGCACCAGCACGCGAACCGGCCCGTAGCCGGATGCGCGGGCAATCGCCCGTAGCTGCGTGTGCAACAGGCCATCGCGGGCCAACGACAGGCGGACGCCGCGCAGGCCCAGTGCGGGATTGGGTTCGTCGCGCAGCGCCAGCCCGGTCTTGTCGGCCTTGTCGGCGCCAAGGTCGAGGGTGCGGATGGTCACCGTGCGCCCGGTCATGCCCAGCACGGCATCGCGATAGGCGCGGAACTGCGTGTCTTCGTCCGGGATCTCGCGGCTGCCCATGAACAGGAATTCGGTGCGGTACAGGCCCACACCGGCCGCACCCAATGCATGCGCCTCGGCCACGTCTTCGCGCGATTCGGCGTTCGCCCACAGCTTGATGTCGATGCCGTCCAGGGTACGGCTCGGTTCCCGGCGCAGGCGGTTGAGCTGCTTGCGCTCGCGCTTGACTTCCTCCACGCGCTTGCGATGTTCGCGCAGATCCTCGGCGTCCGGTTCAAGCACCACCAGGCCAGTGCCGCCATCCATCACCAGCACGTCACCGTCATTGACCTTCTGCAATGCCTGCGCCGCTCCCACCACCAGCGGCAAATGCAGGCTGCGGGCAAGGATGGCGCTGTGCGAGAGCGCGCTGCCGCCAGCGGTGATCACGCCCATCACGCCTTGCGCCTGCAGCTGCGCGAGTTCGGTGGGCGCGATGTTGTCGGTGACCAGGATCTCGCCGGCCACGCCTTGCAGATCGGCCTCGCGACGGTGCAGCGCGGCATGCAGGCGGCCGATCACCTGGTCGATGTCGTCGATGCGGCTGCGCAGGTAGGGGTCGTCGATCCCGTCGAACACCGCGGCGATGCGGTCGCGCTGCAGGCGCAGGGCATAGTCGGCGGTGTACAGGCCGGTGCGGATCAGCGCATCGATGCCCTGCAGCAATTCTGGGTCGTCCAGCAGCAATGCGTGCAGGTCGAGGAATTCGCCGACTTCGTGCGCAAGCGCGCCGTGCAGGCGTTCGCGCAGGGCGTGCATCTCGGCGCGCACGGTGTCGACCGCGGCGTGGATGCGTTCGAGTTCGGCATCGACCTCGTCCGCGGCGATGCGGGCCTCGTCGACGTCAAGCGCGTGCGGCAGGCGCACGCGTGCCCGTCCAAGCGCGCTGCCACGTGCGGCGGCGGTGCCGGACAGGACGTGCCGCGTCATCAGCTGTCCTCGTCGAAGCGGCGTTCGAATAGCGCGGCGACTGCGTCGGCGGCTGCCTGTTCGTCTTCGCCGTCCACCCGCAGCACCACGGTGGATCCCGTTCCGGCGGCCAACAGCATCACGCCCATGATGCTCTTGGCGTTGACCTCGCGACCGCGCGCTTCGAGGGTGGCCTGGCAGCGGAAGGTGGACAGCAGTTGCACCAGCTTGGCGGTGGCGCGCGCATGCAGGCCTAGGCGGTTGACGATGATCAGGTCGCGTTGGATCACGGCATCGCCCTCGTGGCTGTCGGTTGCGTGGTGGTCATGTCATGCGTCATCAATGATGGCACCGTTGCGTGCGCCAGCGGCGGCGACCGCCGGCAATTCGTCCAGGTCCAGGTCGGCATAGTTCATCACCCGCAGCAGCATCGGCAGGCTCAGCGCGGAGACGCGGCGTACCGGTGTGCCGAGGCGGGCGAGCTTCGTGGCGATATTGCTGGGGGTCGCGCCGTACAGGTCGGTCAGCACCAACACGCCCTGGCCGCCATCGACGCGACGCAGCGCAGCGCTGGCCTGCGGCAGCAGCGCGTCGACATCGCCATCGAACGGGACTTCGAACGCTGCGGTCGTCAGCGGCAACTGGCGCAGAAGGCGCGTGGCCACCGCGATCAGCGCGTTGCCAATGCCTTCATGGGTGATGAGCAGGATGCCGACGGACATGCATGCAAGTTAACAGACGGGAATGACAGTGCGAAAGCGATTCCGAGTTCGATGGGGCCTGCGGGCGGGGTTCGCTACGTGACTCGATATGTCGCTGTGCAGGCTTCGCACCGCAGGTGCCATCGAACTGTTCCGCGTGCCGAGGATGGTTGGATCAATCCAGCTCGCGATGGTGCACCGCGACTTCCGCCCAGCCGGCTTCGCGGCAATGCCGGGCCAGGCGTTCGGCCAGGTAGACCGAACGATGGCGGCCGCCGCTGCAGCCGAAGGCGACGGTAACGTAGCTACGGGTTTCCGAACGCAGCTTGGGCAACCAGGTATCAAGGAAGCCTTCCACCTGCGCAACGTAGGTCGCCACTTCCGGTTGTTCTTCCAGGTAGTCGCGTACATCGGCATCGCGGCCGGACAGCGGGCGCAGGCGTGCGTCCCAATGCGGGTTGGGCAGTACCCGCGCATCCAGCACGAAATCGGCCTCCGGCGGCAGGCCGCGCCGGTAGGCGAAGGATTCGAACAGCAACGACAAGCCGGCGCCGCTGAGGCCGTACTCGGTCAGGATGTGGCGGCGCATCTGGTGGATGTTGAGGTCGCTGGTGTCCAGCACGCTGTCGGCGATCCGGCGCAGCGGTTTCAGCGCCTGCCGTTCCAGCGAGATCGCATCCGCCAGCACCAGCCCGAGATGACTGAGCGGATGCCGGCGGCGGGTATCCGCGTAGCGGCGCACCAGCACGTCATCGCGAGTGTCGAAGAACAGCAGCTTGGGGTCGAGGCCCAGTGCGCCGACTTGCGACAGCGCCTCCGGCACGTCGGCCAGGTCGCCCAAGCTGCGTGCATCGATGCCGACCGCGATCTTTTCCGGCGCGTTGTCGCCAGCCAGCATGCGGCGCACGAATTCGGGCAGCAGTTCAGCGGGTAGGTTGTCGACGCAGTAGTAGCCGAGGTCCTCGAAGGTGTTCAGTGCCACCGACTTGCCGGAGCCGGACATGCCGCTGACGATGACGAGCGGCGGCGTTGGATGGTTTTGCGCGGTCACTGCGAACGCTCCAGGAAATGGCTGTGGCGGGCCATGAACGCGGCCGCCGGATCTACGCCCTTGCTGCGCAACAGGTGCATGCGGGTGGCGGCTTCGGTGAGCACTGCCAGGTTGCGGCCGGCCATCACCGGCAGGGTGATCATCGGCACGTCGAGATCGAGCAGGCGGCGGCTGCCGATGTCGCCGGTCAATCGTTCCATGCCGCCCGGCTTGGCGTCGAGCGAGGGCTTGCTGAGGTGCACGATCATGCGCAGGTATTTGTTCCGCTTGACCGCGGTGTCGCCGAACATCTGGCGGATGTTGAGCACGCCCAGGCCGCGCAGTTCCAGCATGTCTTGCAGCAGTTCCGGGCAGGCACCGTCGAGCACGTCCGGCGCGATCTGGGTGAATTCGGGCGCGTCGTCCGCGACCAGGCGATGCCCGCGCGTCACCAGTTCCAGCGCGAGTTCGCTCTTGCCGGAACCGGATTCGCCGGTGATCAGCACGCCGATCGAATAGATCTCCATGAACACGCCGTGCAAGGTGACCCGCGGCGCCAGCGTGCGGGCAAGTTTGTACTGCAGATGGTTGAGCAGTTCATGCCCGCGGCGCGGCGAACTCCACAGGGGCGTTTCGCTTTCCTCGGCGGCGATGCGCAGGTCTTCCGGGCAGGATTGGTTCTTGCTGATGACCAGCGCCAGCGGGCGGAAACCGATGATCTTCTGGATCGTTTCCCAACGCTGGCGCGAATCCAGCCCGTCCATCCAGGCCAGTTCCTCGGTGCCGAGGATCTGCACCTTGTTCGGATAGATGATGTTGAGGTAGCCGGC
This genomic interval carries:
- the mgtE gene encoding magnesium transporter, which encodes MAEAVRHDKTARQLRLLSDALDSGRLGPVRRLVNTLSPAEIGNLLESLPPGKRTVVWGLVDPEDDGEVLVHVGDEVREGLIADMDPDELVAAVEDLDIDDLADLVEDLPDTVIDEVLKSMDRENRERLEQVLSYEEDSAGRLMNPDVVTVRADTTVDVVLRYLRLRGELPDHTDHLYVVNRRHHLIGWVALQDLVTHDPGTPINRLIDDTLTSIHVNDSADAVARQFSDHDWVSAPVVDEGNVLLGRITIDDVVDIIREQAEHQALGAAGLDEDEDLFSPVRRAFRNRLIWLSVNLCTAFLAASVVDRFAGSIEKLAALAVLMPIVAGMGGNAGTQVLALMVRGLALGQIGASNVPTLVWKEVRVAMINGLVLGTLLGIVVLLWFRNPALAAVIAIALTANLCFAALGGVFVPVTLKRMGFDPALAGGVILTTITDVMGFLTFLGLATLVLLR
- the ptsP gene encoding phosphoenolpyruvate--protein phosphotransferase, producing the protein MTRHVLSGTAAARGSALGRARVRLPHALDVDEARIAADEVDAELERIHAAVDTVRAEMHALRERLHGALAHEVGEFLDLHALLLDDPELLQGIDALIRTGLYTADYALRLQRDRIAAVFDGIDDPYLRSRIDDIDQVIGRLHAALHRREADLQGVAGEILVTDNIAPTELAQLQAQGVMGVITAGGSALSHSAILARSLHLPLVVGAAQALQKVNDGDVLVMDGGTGLVVLEPDAEDLREHRKRVEEVKRERKQLNRLRREPSRTLDGIDIKLWANAESREDVAEAHALGAAGVGLYRTEFLFMGSREIPDEDTQFRAYRDAVLGMTGRTVTIRTLDLGADKADKTGLALRDEPNPALGLRGVRLSLARDGLLHTQLRAIARASGYGPVRVLVPMISGAEEMRTVRAMLHKALAEVHREGHETAAQLPLGAMIEVPSAALSLTGFIGACDFLSIGTNDLVQYLLAADRNNEALGDLYTPLHPALIRLLRDVVRTAHRRGRPVAVCGEIAGDAAFVPLLLALGLTELSLHPATLLEVRRAIRASDLSALRNEAAALMRARDRAGIEQWLASNTRAMH
- a CDS encoding HPr family phosphocarrier protein; the protein is MIQRDLIIVNRLGLHARATAKLVQLLSTFRCQATLEARGREVNAKSIMGVMLLAAGTGSTVVLRVDGEDEQAAADAVAALFERRFDEDS
- a CDS encoding PTS fructose IIA subunit family protein; translation: MSVGILLITHEGIGNALIAVATRLLRQLPLTTAAFEVPFDGDVDALLPQASAALRRVDGGQGVLVLTDLYGATPSNIATKLARLGTPVRRVSALSLPMLLRVMNYADLDLDELPAVAAAGARNGAIIDDA
- the rapZ gene encoding RNase adapter RapZ, yielding MTAQNHPTPPLVIVSGMSGSGKSVALNTFEDLGYYCVDNLPAELLPEFVRRMLAGDNAPEKIAVGIDARSLGDLADVPEALSQVGALGLDPKLLFFDTRDDVLVRRYADTRRRHPLSHLGLVLADAISLERQALKPLRRIADSVLDTSDLNIHQMRRHILTEYGLSGAGLSLLFESFAYRRGLPPEADFVLDARVLPNPHWDARLRPLSGRDADVRDYLEEQPEVATYVAQVEGFLDTWLPKLRSETRSYVTVAFGCSGGRHRSVYLAERLARHCREAGWAEVAVHHRELD
- the hprK gene encoding HPr(Ser) kinase/phosphatase codes for the protein MNAARITAAELFEQQAERMELRWLAGQRGSDTRVLEAVETVARRPSLAGYLNIIYPNKVQILGTEELAWMDGLDSRQRWETIQKIIGFRPLALVISKNQSCPEDLRIAAEESETPLWSSPRRGHELLNHLQYKLARTLAPRVTLHGVFMEIYSIGVLITGESGSGKSELALELVTRGHRLVADDAPEFTQIAPDVLDGACPELLQDMLELRGLGVLNIRQMFGDTAVKRNKYLRMIVHLSKPSLDAKPGGMERLTGDIGSRRLLDLDVPMITLPVMAGRNLAVLTEAATRMHLLRSKGVDPAAAFMARHSHFLERSQ